A portion of the Calothrix sp. 336/3 genome contains these proteins:
- a CDS encoding methyltransferase — protein sequence MWSLFGQIWPMSKILARIMLQEPLEGKRILEIGCGIGLPSIVLKQLGGDITASDYHPLAESFLLENTILNSLAPIDFQAGDWNTDNQNLGEFDLIIGSDILYEPQHIELISSFINHHSSSHVDIIIVDPGRGSHRKFAREMESLGYIHSWTDLRDYPNGGIKSKGFILRFSRHGEYKEGMNSD from the coding sequence ATGTGGTCTTTATTTGGACAGATATGGCCCATGAGTAAAATTTTAGCTAGGATAATGCTCCAGGAACCACTGGAAGGCAAACGAATTTTGGAAATTGGTTGTGGTATTGGTTTACCTAGCATTGTGCTCAAACAGCTCGGTGGGGATATTACTGCTAGTGACTACCATCCCCTTGCGGAGTCTTTCCTTTTAGAAAATACGATTCTTAACTCTTTAGCTCCTATAGATTTTCAAGCTGGTGATTGGAACACAGATAATCAAAATTTAGGGGAGTTTGACCTGATAATAGGTAGCGATATTTTATATGAGCCTCAACATATAGAGTTGATATCGTCATTTATTAACCATCATTCTAGTAGTCATGTAGATATTATCATTGTCGATCCTGGACGTGGTTCCCACCGCAAATTTGCCAGGGAAATGGAAAGTTTGGGATACATACATTCTTGGACAGACTTAAGGGATTACCCGAATGGGGGGATAAAGTCTAAGGGATTTATCCTACGTTTTTCACGTCATGGGGAATACAAAGAAGGGATGAACAGTGATTAA
- a CDS encoding methyltransferase domain-containing protein produces the protein MGWLFSALVLLLTVLLALYLITARRYQSSDSVANSYDQWTEDGILEFYWGEHIHLGHYGLPPQKKDFLVAKSDFVHEMVRWGGLDKLPPGTTVLDVGCGIGGSSRILAKDYGFSVTGVTISPQQVKRAQELTPEGVDARFIVDDAMALSFPDGSFDVVWSIEAGPHMPDKAVFARELMRVLKPGGVLVVADWNQRDDRQKPLNFWEKPVMQQLLDQWSHPAFSSIEGFSELLQATGFVQGSVTTDDWSKQTLPSWLDSIWQGVARPSGLVRFGLSGFVKSLREVPTLLLMRLAFGTGLCRFGMFRALRSNSLQKTTEMDAPQITQV, from the coding sequence ATGGGTTGGTTGTTTTCTGCTTTGGTACTTCTTCTAACGGTCTTGCTAGCACTATATTTAATCACTGCTCGTCGTTATCAATCATCTGACTCTGTTGCTAATTCCTACGATCAATGGACAGAAGACGGAATTTTGGAGTTTTATTGGGGTGAGCATATCCACCTCGGTCATTATGGCTTACCACCACAAAAAAAGGATTTTCTAGTCGCTAAATCTGATTTTGTCCACGAAATGGTGCGTTGGGGCGGTTTAGATAAATTACCCCCTGGTACTACCGTCCTAGATGTGGGTTGTGGAATTGGGGGTAGCAGTCGTATCTTGGCAAAGGATTATGGATTCTCGGTGACAGGTGTTACTATTAGTCCCCAACAAGTCAAACGCGCCCAGGAATTAACCCCTGAGGGAGTTGATGCACGGTTTATTGTAGATGATGCTATGGCACTTTCCTTTCCCGATGGCAGTTTTGATGTGGTTTGGTCAATTGAAGCTGGACCCCACATGCCAGATAAAGCTGTTTTTGCAAGGGAGTTAATGAGAGTTCTCAAACCTGGTGGAGTGCTGGTTGTCGCTGACTGGAATCAGAGGGACGATCGCCAAAAACCTCTGAATTTTTGGGAGAAACCTGTCATGCAACAACTACTCGATCAATGGTCTCACCCAGCTTTTTCCAGCATCGAAGGATTTTCTGAGCTTTTACAAGCTACGGGATTTGTTCAAGGTAGCGTCACTACAGATGACTGGTCAAAACAAACACTTCCTTCCTGGCTCGATTCTATTTGGCAGGGAGTGGCTAGACCTTCTGGTTTGGTGCGTTTTGGTCTATCCGGCTTTGTTAAATCCCTGCGAGAAGTACCAACTTTATTGTTGATGCGCTTAGCATTTGGTACAGGTCTTTGCCGTTTTGGGATGTTCCGCGCTCTGCGGTCAAATTCCTTACAAAAAACTACTGAGATGGATGCGCCTCAAATTACCCAAGTTTAA
- a CDS encoding DUF6464 family protein has translation MEPDSLPTEVILTNPRQSLGSVQLNWTPQPGNYLDLEGKTYAVLERRHRYQLKSGRYRLQKIALYVQCAKRPEEKSFIHGRWVVGDASCQYNALSEIIRCAVNPEGPCESCRYYERTPEKTP, from the coding sequence ATGGAGCCAGATTCTCTACCAACTGAGGTGATTTTGACAAATCCCCGCCAGTCTCTTGGTAGTGTTCAATTGAATTGGACACCACAACCAGGAAATTATCTTGATTTAGAGGGGAAAACCTACGCTGTTCTTGAGCGTCGCCATCGATATCAATTAAAATCAGGTCGTTATCGTTTGCAAAAAATTGCCCTATATGTGCAGTGTGCCAAGCGCCCAGAGGAAAAGAGTTTTATTCATGGACGCTGGGTAGTCGGCGATGCGAGTTGTCAGTATAATGCTCTCTCAGAAATTATTCGCTGTGCGGTCAATCCTGAAGGTCCTTGTGAATCTTGTCGCTATTATGAAAGGACACCAGAGAAAACCCCGTAA
- the moeB gene encoding molybdopterin-synthase adenylyltransferase MoeB produces the protein MLNPNLDEIQLTKDDYERYSRHLILPEVGVEGQKRLKAASVLCIGTGGLGSPLLLYLAAAGIGRIGIVDFDVVDTSNLQRQIIHGTSWVGKPKIVSAKNRILEINPYCQVDLYETRISSENALDIIKPYDVVIDGTDNFPTRYLTNDACVLLNKPNVYGSIFRFEGQATVFNYEGGPNYRDLYPEPPPPGMVPSCAEGGVLGILPGIIGVIQATEAVKIVLGQGNTLSGRLLLYNALEMKFRELKLRPNPVRPVIEKLIDYEQFCGIPQAQAQEAQQQMEIPEMTVVELKQLLDSGADDFVLIDVRNPNEYEIAKIPGSVLIPLPDIENGDGVTQVKEILNGHRLIAHCKMGGRSAKALAILKQAGIDGTNVKGGINAWSQEVDPSVPTY, from the coding sequence ATGTTAAATCCCAATCTGGACGAAATCCAGCTCACAAAAGATGATTACGAACGCTACTCCCGCCATCTGATTTTGCCAGAAGTCGGTGTTGAAGGGCAAAAGCGTCTCAAAGCTGCAAGTGTATTGTGTATCGGTACAGGTGGACTCGGTTCCCCCCTGTTGTTGTATTTAGCAGCAGCAGGTATCGGACGTATCGGTATTGTTGATTTCGATGTTGTTGATACCTCTAACCTACAACGGCAAATTATCCATGGTACATCTTGGGTAGGTAAACCGAAAATTGTATCAGCGAAAAATCGTATTCTGGAAATTAACCCCTATTGTCAGGTTGATTTATACGAAACTCGTATCAGCTCCGAAAATGCCCTAGATATCATTAAACCTTATGATGTCGTCATTGATGGAACGGATAATTTCCCCACTCGCTACCTCACAAATGACGCTTGTGTTTTATTAAATAAACCTAACGTCTACGGTTCGATTTTCCGATTTGAAGGACAAGCAACGGTATTTAACTACGAAGGGGGACCAAATTACCGTGATTTATATCCCGAACCACCACCACCAGGAATGGTTCCTTCCTGTGCTGAGGGCGGTGTACTAGGTATCCTCCCAGGTATTATCGGTGTCATCCAAGCTACGGAAGCGGTGAAAATTGTCTTGGGTCAAGGGAATACATTAAGCGGACGCTTGCTGTTATATAATGCCCTGGAAATGAAATTCCGCGAGTTGAAATTGCGTCCTAACCCCGTACGCCCGGTAATTGAAAAGCTGATAGACTATGAACAATTCTGCGGTATACCCCAAGCTCAAGCACAGGAGGCACAACAGCAGATGGAAATTCCCGAAATGACTGTAGTGGAATTAAAACAGTTGTTAGATAGTGGTGCGGATGATTTTGTTCTCATAGATGTCCGCAATCCTAACGAATACGAAATTGCTAAGATACCTGGTTCGGTATTGATTCCTTTACCGGATATTGAAAACGGTGATGGTGTCACCCAGGTAAAAGAAATTCTCAACGGTCATCGTCTAATTGCCCATTGTAAGATGGGTGGGCGTTCTGCTAAGGCGTTAGCAATTTTAAAACAAGCTGGGATTGATGGTACAAACGTCAAGGGTGGGATCAATGCTTGGAGTCAAGAAGTAGATCCTTCCGTACCAACTTACTAA
- a CDS encoding glycosyltransferase family 39 protein, whose product MQEGSIWGRLEKQHRRTVDVWIDWTWVILLLLAAVLIFTINLGGLPLRDWDEGTVAQVAREIWRAPANSMPWLYPTLGGEPYYNKPPLVHLLIAGAYALGGVNEWTARLPGAILTAISVPLLYLIGREIFHVRYCAIYSALVYLTMLPVVRHGRLAMLDGAVVCFFLLTVLCLLRSRRDLRYCLGVGIGLGLIALTKGIMAILLAGVAAVFIFWDTPRLLTSWYLWIGLVLGTVPATAWYVCQWLHYGHNFTQVGMMNQSLGRIWSSVEGNSGAPWYYVLEILKYNHPWLLFLPVSFRFCWQNRNLNWAKLVLVWSCLYLVVISLMGTKLPWYVFPIYPSLALVVGAKLGDMENFLLLNIYPRSWVIILALLGVIATGGSIYYGWGTTGKPDLQLILAAVAATMALSAILVERGDGQFIRVLFWGSYVSLLLLMKSNYWVWELGERYEVKPVAAIVQQGTPVGSKVYTSNPEHRPSLDFYSDRHVIPASVNELKYNWQLNPHPYFLLDESALHNLDLPQMQLIDQAGSWTLVTKKPPKSSTANKEA is encoded by the coding sequence ATGCAGGAAGGAAGTATTTGGGGTCGTCTAGAAAAACAGCATCGTCGCACGGTCGATGTGTGGATAGATTGGACATGGGTAATATTACTGCTCTTAGCAGCTGTACTGATTTTTACCATAAATTTAGGAGGGTTACCACTCCGGGATTGGGATGAGGGTACTGTGGCTCAGGTGGCGCGAGAAATTTGGCGTGCCCCGGCTAATTCTATGCCTTGGTTGTATCCAACCTTGGGGGGAGAACCTTACTACAATAAGCCGCCCCTAGTACATTTATTAATTGCTGGGGCATATGCTCTGGGGGGTGTGAACGAATGGACAGCCCGATTACCGGGAGCAATTTTAACTGCTATCTCCGTGCCTTTGCTGTATTTGATTGGGCGAGAAATTTTTCATGTGCGGTATTGTGCGATTTATAGTGCCTTAGTATACCTGACGATGTTGCCTGTGGTACGTCATGGACGCTTGGCGATGTTGGATGGGGCGGTGGTGTGTTTTTTCTTGTTGACTGTATTGTGTTTGTTGCGATCGCGGCGAGATTTACGTTATTGCCTGGGTGTGGGCATTGGTTTGGGGTTAATCGCCCTGACTAAGGGAATTATGGCGATTTTACTGGCTGGAGTCGCTGCGGTATTTATTTTCTGGGATACTCCACGACTACTTACAAGTTGGTATCTCTGGATTGGCTTAGTCTTGGGTACAGTTCCGGCGACTGCTTGGTATGTTTGTCAGTGGTTGCACTACGGTCACAATTTCACCCAGGTGGGAATGATGAATCAATCCCTGGGTCGAATTTGGTCATCGGTGGAAGGAAATTCTGGCGCTCCTTGGTATTATGTGCTGGAAATTCTCAAATACAACCATCCTTGGTTACTATTTTTACCTGTTAGTTTCCGTTTTTGTTGGCAAAATCGTAATCTCAACTGGGCAAAACTCGTACTTGTGTGGAGTTGTTTGTATTTAGTGGTAATTTCTTTGATGGGAACGAAACTACCTTGGTATGTATTCCCCATTTACCCTAGTTTAGCTTTGGTCGTCGGCGCAAAATTGGGGGATATGGAGAACTTTCTCCTACTCAATATTTATCCTCGTTCCTGGGTGATAATACTGGCTTTATTGGGTGTGATTGCCACAGGTGGGAGTATTTATTACGGTTGGGGAACAACAGGCAAACCTGATCTTCAGTTAATTTTGGCTGCGGTGGCGGCAACTATGGCTCTGTCTGCGATTTTAGTAGAACGTGGAGATGGGCAGTTTATTCGAGTTTTATTTTGGGGTAGTTATGTATCCTTGTTATTGTTGATGAAGTCGAATTATTGGGTTTGGGAGTTAGGAGAACGTTATGAGGTGAAACCTGTGGCAGCGATTGTGCAACAAGGGACACCAGTAGGCAGCAAAGTCTATACTTCTAACCCAGAGCATCGTCCTTCCTTAGATTTTTACAGCGATCGCCATGTGATTCCCGCTTCTGTCAACGAACTCAAATATAACTGGCAACTCAATCCCCATCCCTATTTCCTCCTGGATGAATCTGCCCTACACAACCTGGATCTGCCACAAATGCAACTGATTGATCAGGCTGGAAGTTGGACTTTAGTTACCAAAAAACCTCCTAAATCTTCAACTGCTAACAAAGAAGCTTAG
- a CDS encoding SpoIID/LytB domain-containing protein has protein sequence MINSMKFPFFSFPVFSQKKKRHWWLAILMWIALTAPAQASVILRVAIERDVNQTKVGSSTTAVVKDGTGKTLGQLPGMSAYYAQAVPGGVALDKWRSNLFWIEPTGKGFVYIGDRWYRGRTLVVPTEKGLTAVNWVDLEEYLYSVLGGEMNSRWPQEALKAQAIAARTYAIYKREEQRNNPVFDVGDSPDRWQIYKGVASESPTTYAAVDATASQVLTYQNRVILSVFHACSGGHTENVEDVWGNALPYLRAVPDFDQNVPECSWQRMFSAAEIGSRFPEVGNVKQMVIENLSPFKSVKTLRIIGDKGEKVLKGEQVRTALKLRSTRFTISNAADGRFILQGRGFGHGLGMSQWGAYNLALQKANHLQILGHYYKGVALTPIKAK, from the coding sequence ATGATTAACAGTATGAAATTTCCATTTTTCTCATTCCCTGTATTCTCTCAGAAAAAAAAACGTCATTGGTGGTTAGCTATCTTGATGTGGATAGCTTTAACTGCTCCAGCGCAAGCATCTGTGATTCTGCGGGTGGCAATTGAAAGAGATGTGAACCAAACAAAAGTCGGTAGCTCCACCACCGCAGTCGTGAAAGATGGCACGGGTAAGACATTGGGACAGTTACCAGGGATGAGTGCTTATTATGCTCAAGCTGTTCCGGGGGGAGTTGCCCTAGATAAATGGCGCTCTAATTTATTTTGGATTGAACCGACAGGAAAGGGATTCGTTTATATTGGCGATCGCTGGTATCGTGGACGTACCCTAGTAGTCCCCACAGAAAAGGGTTTGACGGCTGTCAACTGGGTAGACTTAGAAGAATACTTGTATAGTGTTCTCGGTGGGGAAATGAACAGCAGGTGGCCCCAAGAAGCACTGAAAGCACAGGCGATCGCCGCTCGTACCTATGCCATTTATAAACGGGAAGAACAACGCAATAATCCTGTTTTTGATGTTGGAGATAGTCCCGATCGTTGGCAAATCTATAAAGGTGTCGCTAGTGAATCTCCTACCACCTATGCAGCTGTAGACGCAACTGCATCCCAGGTTCTCACTTACCAAAACCGGGTGATTCTGTCTGTATTTCATGCCTGTTCTGGTGGACATACAGAAAATGTCGAGGATGTATGGGGTAATGCTTTACCGTATCTACGTGCCGTCCCCGATTTTGACCAAAATGTCCCTGAGTGTAGCTGGCAAAGGATGTTTTCTGCCGCCGAAATTGGCAGCCGATTTCCCGAAGTTGGCAACGTCAAACAAATGGTGATTGAAAATCTTTCCCCCTTCAAAAGTGTCAAAACCCTACGCATTATCGGCGATAAGGGCGAAAAAGTTCTCAAAGGTGAACAGGTACGCACCGCCCTCAAACTACGAAGTACTCGGTTTACTATCTCCAACGCTGCTGATGGTAGATTTATCCTCCAAGGCAGAGGTTTTGGTCATGGCTTGGGAATGAGTCAATGGGGCGCGTATAATCTAGCACTACAGAAAGCCAATCACTTACAAATTCTTGGACATTATTACAAAGGAGTTGCCCTGACACCAATTAAAGCAAAGTAA
- a CDS encoding peptidoglycan-binding protein has product MTTFTNAQFRSIMYGLGYVGKQFADPALGYPVSNDNTPLIEEAMIQGIVRFQQDYQLKADGVVGAKTMAKAAEVMRILQHGLNIVIKAGLPQGQPFYGPKTLAAVKKFQSYLGVSQSGIATKALRRQLDELAKEKV; this is encoded by the coding sequence ATGACAACTTTCACTAATGCTCAATTTCGCTCCATTATGTACGGTTTAGGATATGTTGGTAAACAATTTGCTGACCCAGCTTTAGGTTATCCTGTTTCTAACGACAATACTCCCTTGATTGAAGAAGCAATGATTCAAGGTATTGTGAGATTTCAACAAGATTACCAACTGAAAGCGGATGGAGTTGTGGGAGCAAAAACCATGGCGAAAGCAGCAGAAGTGATGCGAATTCTACAACATGGATTAAATATTGTGATTAAAGCTGGTTTACCCCAAGGGCAACCTTTTTATGGTCCCAAAACCTTAGCAGCAGTGAAAAAATTCCAATCTTATCTCGGTGTTTCTCAAAGTGGCATTGCTACCAAAGCATTACGCCGTCAATTGGATGAATTAGCCAAAGAAAAAGTTTAA
- a CDS encoding helix-turn-helix domain-containing protein gives MRQMIDLVGDKWTPSVLYVLSSGTKRYNDFQRQIPGVSKKMLTQTLRRLESAGVVERTVYPMVPPKVEYTLTAFGEKLIEPIAALAEWAWQHQAELKLVYERQQIQRR, from the coding sequence ATGCGACAGATGATCGACCTAGTAGGAGATAAATGGACACCGTCAGTACTCTATGTCCTGTCTTCTGGTACCAAACGATACAATGATTTTCAACGTCAAATTCCTGGAGTTTCCAAGAAAATGTTGACACAAACCCTCAGGCGTTTAGAGTCAGCTGGCGTTGTGGAACGAACTGTGTATCCCATGGTGCCACCAAAGGTCGAATATACACTGACTGCCTTTGGCGAAAAATTAATTGAACCGATCGCCGCATTGGCTGAGTGGGCTTGGCAACACCAAGCAGAATTAAAGCTAGTGTACGAACGTCAGCAAATCCAACGACGGTGA
- a CDS encoding glucose 1-dehydrogenase yields MKPLENKVALVTGGTSGIGRTTAIALADAGAKVVVVGRREEEGNETVNLIHQAGSEGLFVKADISQEADVKATIAAVVSRFGRLDIAFNNAGMLGQNALLAEQTEQTYDQIFAVNVKGVFLCMKHEIAQILSQGNGGAIINTSSINGFRPLAPGLSLYDASKTAVVMLTKAAALEYASQKIRINAIAPGPIETEMLTQATGGNTKAFENFVPAGRLGKPDDIANAVIWLCSEASDFVNGHTLVVDGGLLAG; encoded by the coding sequence ATGAAACCGTTAGAAAACAAAGTTGCCCTGGTTACTGGTGGGACTTCTGGGATTGGACGTACTACGGCGATCGCCTTGGCGGATGCTGGTGCCAAAGTTGTTGTTGTCGGAAGACGTGAAGAGGAAGGAAATGAGACTGTTAACTTAATTCATCAGGCAGGAAGTGAAGGTTTATTTGTCAAAGCTGATATTTCTCAAGAAGCAGATGTGAAGGCAACTATTGCCGCAGTTGTCAGTCGGTTTGGTCGCCTGGATATCGCATTTAATAATGCTGGGATGTTGGGGCAAAATGCCTTGCTAGCAGAGCAGACAGAGCAAACCTATGACCAGATTTTTGCTGTTAACGTCAAGGGAGTTTTTCTGTGTATGAAACACGAAATTGCCCAAATATTATCTCAGGGTAATGGTGGTGCAATTATCAATACATCTTCCATTAATGGTTTTCGCCCCTTAGCACCAGGTTTATCTCTTTATGATGCTTCTAAAACTGCGGTGGTAATGCTCACAAAAGCCGCAGCACTAGAATATGCCTCTCAAAAAATTCGGATTAACGCGATCGCCCCAGGACCAATTGAAACTGAAATGTTGACTCAGGCAACTGGTGGTAATACCAAAGCTTTTGAAAATTTTGTTCCTGCGGGGCGTTTGGGTAAACCCGATGACATTGCCAATGCTGTGATTTGGTTGTGTTCTGAAGCTAGCGATTTTGTCAACGGACATACTCTTGTTGTTGATGGTGGCTTACTAGCAGGTTAA
- a CDS encoding GNAT family N-acetyltransferase, which produces MSPNMSLILDTPRLLLKPILASQVDTLHHILTDSYVRRYLCDDQILSLEKTTEMLMESLRLFAQENFGLWLIETKTEGEIIGFVGLWYFFEEEQPQLAYALLPQGTKKGYATEAATRIVNYCFQELGYGYVIASCDRPNVESQKVATRIGMRQIEERMINGNPVLFWRMEKPQTEVG; this is translated from the coding sequence ATGAGTCCTAATATGAGTTTAATATTGGATACTCCCAGATTGCTGTTAAAACCAATCTTAGCAAGTCAGGTAGACACATTACACCATATTTTGACTGACTCCTATGTCAGAAGATATCTCTGCGATGACCAGATTTTATCCCTGGAAAAGACGACGGAAATGTTGATGGAGAGTCTCAGGTTGTTTGCACAGGAAAACTTTGGTTTGTGGTTGATTGAGACGAAAACTGAAGGGGAGATTATTGGTTTTGTGGGTTTGTGGTATTTCTTTGAGGAGGAACAACCACAGTTAGCTTATGCTCTGCTACCCCAGGGAACGAAAAAAGGTTATGCAACGGAAGCTGCTACGAGAATCGTCAATTATTGTTTTCAGGAGTTGGGTTATGGGTATGTGATTGCTAGTTGCGATCGCCCTAATGTGGAATCACAAAAAGTAGCAACTAGAATTGGCATGAGGCAAATAGAGGAGAGAATGATTAATGGTAATCCCGTACTATTTTGGCGAATGGAAAAACCCCAAACAGAAGTAGGGTGA
- a CDS encoding acyltransferase, which translates to MPNPNRLDILLALRGLACLMVVMIHCAPPRNFLIYKNFDFSWILFSHGAVAVWIFFCLSGYLMGKAFYTRRYTLEMKSVVNFFRNRILRIFPLYYFAVLILVIFVYPEILKLSHWGYLLRVLTFTYQPYLTPQPLAFNDVFWSLSTEVQFYLCVPLIYSFFNHYLSTIKQIYFTFISILIITFILRCFSWITFHQEITDNMGYAFKYWYTPLTHNLDLFLSGFLINPLLKNTKSLPLKHLYIWKILAITLLIVLYLFSAHHLYHQELWGIANRPSGWRTATTILILPLVTALITAWFIFVFELESYHLHGKNRQLSISAILENPLRILEILGNLSYGIYIWHYPIIGKIYPIFTADIPIAAFYTRFTATLILSMIMATVTYFLVEIPGSKWKSYSPS; encoded by the coding sequence ATGCCCAATCCTAACCGATTAGATATATTACTTGCTCTGAGAGGATTAGCTTGTTTAATGGTTGTGATGATTCATTGTGCCCCACCGCGTAACTTTCTGATATACAAAAATTTTGACTTTAGCTGGATACTATTCAGCCATGGAGCGGTAGCAGTTTGGATTTTCTTTTGTCTATCAGGTTATTTGATGGGTAAAGCTTTTTATACCAGACGCTATACCCTAGAAATGAAAAGTGTCGTCAACTTTTTTCGTAACCGAATTCTGAGAATTTTTCCCCTCTACTACTTTGCAGTTTTAATTCTCGTTATCTTTGTTTATCCAGAAATCTTAAAATTGTCCCATTGGGGTTATTTGTTGCGAGTTTTAACTTTTACCTATCAACCCTATCTTACACCTCAACCACTAGCTTTTAATGATGTCTTCTGGTCATTATCTACGGAAGTCCAATTTTATCTCTGTGTACCCTTAATTTATAGCTTTTTCAATCATTATTTATCTACAATCAAACAAATATATTTCACTTTCATCTCTATTTTAATTATCACCTTCATCCTGCGCTGTTTTTCCTGGATAACTTTTCATCAAGAAATTACAGACAACATGGGCTATGCATTCAAATATTGGTATACACCTTTAACTCATAATTTAGATTTATTTCTGTCAGGATTTCTCATCAATCCATTACTCAAAAATACAAAATCTCTACCTCTCAAACACCTATATATCTGGAAAATACTTGCCATTACCCTACTCATCGTCCTCTATCTTTTTAGCGCTCACCATTTATATCATCAAGAATTATGGGGAATTGCAAATCGCCCTAGTGGTTGGAGAACTGCAACGACAATTTTAATTTTGCCCCTAGTCACTGCCTTAATTACAGCCTGGTTTATTTTTGTCTTTGAACTAGAAAGCTATCATCTCCATGGCAAAAATCGCCAACTTTCTATTTCTGCAATCCTGGAAAATCCCCTGAGAATTTTAGAAATATTGGGTAATTTATCCTATGGAATATATATATGGCACTATCCAATTATTGGCAAAATTTATCCTATTTTCACGGCTGATATCCCCATCGCAGCTTTCTATACAAGATTCACCGCAACTCTCATCCTATCTATGATTATGGCAACGGTGACATATTTTCTGGTGGAAATACCTGGGAGTAAATGGAAAAGCTATTCCCCATCCTAA
- a CDS encoding aminopeptidase P N-terminal domain-containing protein, which produces MQAEHRQRREVLMSKIGNGTAIFRSAPMAVMHNDVEYNYRQDSDFYYLTGFNEPQSVAVLAPHHAEHKFILFVQPKDREKEVWSGYRCGVEAAKEIYGADEAYPIDELNEKLPQYLEKAERIYYHLGRDRGFNDTVLRHYQQLLRTYPRRGTGPVAIEDTAHILHSMRLVKSYAELQLMRKAADIAAEAHIHAMKFTTPGCWEYEVQAEIEYIFQKRGAMGVAYPSIVASGANACVLHYIENQRQMQDGELLLIDAGCAYGYYNSDITRTFPVGGKFTPEQKALYEIVLAAQKSAIAQVQPGNPYNLFHDVAVRILTEGLVELGILKGEIDKLIEEEKYKPFYMHRTGHWLGLDVHDVGAYQYGEQPQILQAGQVVTVEPGLYIVPGTEPAEDQPPIDSRWFGIGIRIEDDVLVTATGNEVLTAGVPKEVKDVER; this is translated from the coding sequence ATGCAAGCAGAACATCGCCAACGTCGTGAAGTGTTAATGTCAAAGATTGGTAATGGTACGGCAATTTTTCGCAGTGCGCCCATGGCAGTCATGCATAATGACGTAGAATATAATTACCGTCAAGATAGTGATTTTTATTACTTAACTGGCTTTAATGAACCGCAATCTGTCGCAGTTTTAGCACCCCACCATGCAGAACATAAATTTATTTTGTTTGTGCAACCGAAGGATAGGGAAAAGGAGGTTTGGAGCGGTTATCGGTGTGGTGTGGAAGCAGCAAAGGAAATCTATGGTGCTGATGAAGCTTATCCGATTGATGAATTAAATGAAAAGTTACCGCAGTATTTAGAAAAAGCTGAGAGAATTTATTATCATTTGGGACGCGATCGCGGTTTTAATGATACTGTTTTGCGTCATTACCAACAGCTACTCAGAACCTATCCTAGACGAGGTACGGGTCCGGTGGCAATAGAAGATACTGCACATATCCTTCATAGTATGCGATTGGTGAAGAGTTATGCAGAATTGCAGTTGATGCGAAAAGCCGCAGATATTGCCGCAGAAGCACATATCCATGCTATGAAGTTTACCACACCGGGATGTTGGGAATACGAGGTGCAGGCGGAAATTGAATATATCTTTCAGAAACGGGGTGCAATGGGTGTTGCTTACCCTTCTATTGTGGCATCGGGTGCAAATGCTTGTGTATTGCATTACATTGAAAACCAGCGACAAATGCAGGATGGAGAACTGTTACTGATTGATGCGGGTTGTGCTTACGGTTACTATAATTCTGATATTACCCGTACTTTCCCCGTTGGTGGCAAGTTTACACCGGAACAGAAAGCTTTATATGAGATTGTTTTAGCAGCCCAAAAGAGCGCGATCGCTCAAGTACAACCGGGTAATCCCTACAACCTATTTCACGATGTTGCTGTCCGTATCCTCACGGAAGGTTTGGTAGAGTTGGGTATTCTCAAAGGTGAGATAGATAAACTCATTGAAGAGGAAAAATACAAACCCTTCTATATGCACCGTACCGGACATTGGTTAGGTTTGGATGTGCATGATGTGGGAGCATATCAGTATGGAGAGCAACCGCAAATTCTCCAAGCGGGGCAAGTTGTCACCGTAGAACCGGGGTTATATATTGTACCAGGAACCGAACCCGCAGAAGACCAACCCCCCATAGATTCTCGCTGGTTTGGTATCGGTATCCGGATTGAGGATGATGTTTTGGTGACAGCAACGGGGAATGAGGTGTTAACCGCAGGGGTTCCCAAGGAAGTCAAAGACGTGGAAAGATAG